Proteins encoded by one window of Clostridium perfringens:
- a CDS encoding PAS domain-containing sensor histidine kinase: protein MEYIENDYMYLKLSKIRNLVNSIIFIAIILYTLYFFNPRTALYLSTIIETIVVFAITFIATTVFKFSNKKIFKLIGIYLLLVAMFKFDILVYLIAFWGEKEILQCLNLKPIAICTVLESVYCFMIIAYVKSIDLTIKLIVCFLTLVSLISIFFYDMSVFLVVSTVLLLIILYLLRSFKLFKNDLLNYLKLFVLINLSLIVLDILSYSLGLESLILLGDILKISIYLIIYVWISEMLITKPYKTLHEDIIDKNKKLKILNKKMEESNNEFKEFKKKLRDNEIYFRNFLNNAPMSIAILNNDNHRIFAVNKRFSHELNLKSNREVINKNLFKIINIENKEEFLRTKKGEASFVTSGIEVFWELDILLQSKGYLIISMKNITELKFSEKIKDNLRKRTLSEQIKNDFLSSISHDLKTPINVIYSSVQVQEKFYSNENIKKVDYYNQVNKENCMTLLRLANNLIDSSKIDYDYLKPNFKIYNIVTLIEDSIGNLAEYIKEKNLTYVFDTNEEEVYVNCDQEFIQRIILNLISNSIKHTREGGIGVEIKAKKSKVIISFTDTGEGMDKEFIEKAFLRYSKGNKKGVKNKSTGIGLYIVKNLVELQNGTININSIKDTGTNIRLEFSREKSCGI, encoded by the coding sequence TTGGAGTACATAGAAAATGACTATATGTATTTGAAACTTAGTAAAATTAGAAATTTAGTTAATAGTATTATATTTATAGCAATTATTTTATATACGTTATATTTTTTTAATCCACGTACAGCTCTTTATTTATCTACAATTATTGAAACTATAGTAGTGTTTGCTATAACATTTATTGCCACAACTGTATTTAAGTTTTCTAATAAAAAGATTTTTAAATTAATAGGTATTTATTTATTATTAGTTGCCATGTTCAAGTTTGATATACTTGTTTATTTAATAGCCTTTTGGGGAGAAAAGGAAATACTTCAATGTTTAAATTTAAAACCCATAGCTATTTGTACTGTTTTAGAAAGTGTATATTGCTTTATGATAATAGCATATGTAAAGTCAATAGATTTAACTATAAAATTAATTGTTTGTTTTTTAACCCTAGTATCATTAATCAGTATATTTTTTTATGATATGAGTGTTTTTTTGGTAGTATCAACAGTACTTCTTTTAATAATTTTATATCTTTTAAGAAGCTTTAAACTTTTTAAAAATGATTTATTAAATTATTTAAAGTTATTTGTGCTAATAAATTTATCTTTAATAGTATTAGATATTTTATCATATAGTTTAGGTTTAGAGTCACTTATATTATTAGGTGATATATTAAAAATATCAATATATTTAATTATATATGTTTGGATTTCAGAAATGCTTATTACAAAGCCATATAAAACTTTACATGAAGATATAATTGATAAAAATAAAAAACTTAAAATATTAAATAAGAAAATGGAAGAGAGTAATAATGAGTTTAAAGAATTTAAGAAAAAATTAAGAGATAATGAAATTTATTTTAGGAACTTTTTAAATAATGCACCTATGTCTATAGCGATTTTAAATAATGATAATCATAGGATTTTTGCTGTGAATAAAAGATTTTCACATGAATTAAATTTAAAAAGTAATAGAGAGGTAATAAATAAGAACTTATTTAAAATAATAAATATTGAAAATAAAGAGGAATTCTTAAGAACAAAAAAGGGAGAAGCTTCATTTGTTACTTCTGGAATAGAAGTTTTTTGGGAGTTAGATATTTTACTACAATCAAAGGGTTACTTAATAATATCAATGAAAAATATAACTGAACTTAAGTTTTCAGAAAAGATAAAAGATAATTTAAGAAAAAGAACCTTATCAGAACAAATAAAAAATGATTTTTTATCAAGTATTTCTCATGACTTAAAAACTCCTATAAATGTTATATATTCATCAGTTCAAGTGCAGGAGAAATTTTATAGTAATGAAAATATTAAAAAAGTTGATTATTATAACCAAGTTAATAAGGAAAATTGTATGACCTTACTAAGGTTAGCTAACAATCTAATTGACTCATCCAAAATTGATTACGATTATTTAAAACCAAACTTTAAAATTTATAATATAGTAACATTGATTGAAGATTCTATAGGAAATTTAGCTGAATATATAAAAGAGAAAAATTTAACTTACGTATTTGATACCAATGAAGAAGAAGTATATGTTAATTGTGACCAAGAGTTTATTCAGAGAATTATTTTAAACTTAATTTCAAATTCAATAAAGCATACAAGGGAAGGTGGAATTGGAGTAGAGATTAAGGCAAAGAAAAGTAAAGTTATTATTAGTTTTACAGACACTGGTGAAGGTATGGATAAAGAATTTATAGAAAAGGCTTTCTTAAGATATAGCAAGGGAAATAAAAAAGGAGTAAAAAATAAAAGTACAGGAATTGGATTATATATTGTTAAGAATTTAGTTGAATTGCAAAATGGAACTATAAATATAAATTCAATTAAGGATACAGGAACAAATATAAGGTTGGAATTTAGTAGGGAGAAAAGTTGTGGAATATAA